ATGAATTATGATTCATATGGGGGGATTCAAAAAGAATAGTAGATCTTCACTAAATTATAACACAATTCCGACAGTTTGCTCTACATATTTATAGGGTTCTTCTAATCAAACAAGAAGTATATGATTCATTTGTCAACGGTTAAAAAAGGATCCAGTCCAAACACAAAATACTACTTCTATGACAGATCCTACAAACTAAAATATTTCTTCAGAATACCCTCTTCCAAGTCCTATCGGTCATTATGTGTGAATAAAATGGCAGGACAACATATTATAGGGGGGATTTTGTGAATTCAATTTTTCTTTATATATTCTTGGGTGCATCCTTAGCTGCGCCGATTGGTCCTGTTAAAACCGTTCTTTTAAATACAGGAATTAAAAGAGGCTTTTTTCATGCATGGGCTTTTAGCTTTGGTTCTGTGACCACGGATATTATGTATATGTTCCTTGTGTACTTTGGAGTCGGACAATTTATTGATTCACCGTTAATTAAAATCATTCTCTGGTCGTTTGGGTGTTTTGTGCTGATGTATACAGGTATAGAAAACTTACTGACGTTGAACAAAGTTGAAATGAGTGTGAGATTGGGTAAACGAGTCAGACTGAGAACCTCTATGATGACTGGCTTTTTGATGTCATTGTTGAATCCGCTTACTATTATTTTTTGGCTCGGTATATACGGTTCCATTTTGGCCAAAACAGCTGGTGGATCAACAGGGTACAAAATCATTATAAACAGTCTTGCGATTTTAT
This window of the Sporosarcina ureae genome carries:
- a CDS encoding LysE family transporter, which translates into the protein MNSIFLYIFLGASLAAPIGPVKTVLLNTGIKRGFFHAWAFSFGSVTTDIMYMFLVYFGVGQFIDSPLIKIILWSFGCFVLMYTGIENLLTLNKVEMSVRLGKRVRLRTSMMTGFLMSLLNPLTIIFWLGIYGSILAKTAGGSTGYKIIINSLAILLGIMIVDLFMAFLSSGARKFLSSRLLLIVSIISSISMIGFGIYFGIQAYQALF